In Micromonospora purpureochromogenes, a single window of DNA contains:
- a CDS encoding response regulator transcription factor has translation MDGRVLLVEDDASIREVTALGLRRAGFRVSTAVDGRAALAAWRAQPVDLVVLDVMLPGLDGLEVCREIRRTSSVPILMLTARTDTIDVVVGLECGADDYLRKPFDLPELVARVRAGLRRASAVVEESVLTVGGLEIDPNRFVVRKAGRELTLTATEFRLLLELARRPGQVFTRELLLDRVWNHSHLGDSRLVDVAVQRLRAKVEDDPAEPRLVRTVRGVGYKLATA, from the coding sequence ATGGACGGCCGCGTGCTGCTTGTCGAGGACGATGCCTCCATCAGGGAGGTCACCGCCCTCGGTCTGCGGCGGGCCGGCTTCCGGGTCAGCACGGCGGTCGACGGCCGCGCCGCGCTGGCCGCCTGGCGGGCCCAGCCGGTCGACCTGGTGGTCCTGGACGTGATGCTGCCCGGCCTCGACGGGCTGGAGGTGTGCCGGGAGATCCGGCGCACCAGTTCGGTGCCGATCCTGATGCTCACCGCCCGCACCGACACCATCGACGTGGTCGTCGGGCTGGAGTGCGGCGCGGACGACTACCTGCGCAAGCCGTTCGACCTGCCGGAGCTCGTCGCGCGGGTACGCGCCGGGCTACGCCGGGCCAGCGCCGTCGTCGAGGAGAGCGTCCTGACGGTCGGCGGGCTGGAGATCGACCCGAACCGGTTCGTCGTCCGCAAGGCCGGCCGGGAGCTGACCCTGACCGCCACCGAGTTCCGACTGCTGCTGGAGCTGGCCCGCCGGCCCGGCCAGGTGTTCACCCGCGAGCTGCTGCTGGACCGGGTGTGGAACCACTCCCACCTCGGCGACTCCCGACTGGTCGACGTGGCGGTGCAGCGGCTGCGCGCCAAGGTGGAGGACGATCCCGCCGAGCCCCGGCTGGTCCGCACGGTGCGCGGGGTCGGCTACAAGCTCGCCACGGCATGA
- a CDS encoding AMIN-like domain-containing (lipo)protein, with product MRSTRTLGAVAAVMLAVVLTAATAATAGARPTTTGAQVAPRALTGAPYCGITWGSAERTTGPLSGAPLTQVRTGRHDCYDRVVFEFAGPVSGYSVAYGETWTEGEGLALSPYTAGDALLRVSLRAPAYDDQHVATVPYRVGEHAANVLRYSTLRDVVFGGSFEGYTTFAVGVRARLPFRVFVLAGPGTHSRIVLDVAHQWQE from the coding sequence ATGCGATCCACGAGGACACTGGGGGCGGTGGCGGCGGTCATGCTCGCCGTCGTGCTCACCGCCGCCACGGCGGCCACCGCGGGGGCGCGGCCCACGACCACCGGCGCGCAGGTCGCGCCCCGGGCGCTCACCGGCGCGCCGTACTGCGGGATCACCTGGGGCAGCGCGGAGAGGACGACCGGCCCGCTCAGCGGCGCCCCGCTCACCCAGGTGCGTACCGGTCGGCACGACTGCTACGACCGGGTGGTGTTCGAGTTCGCCGGCCCGGTGAGCGGCTACTCGGTCGCCTACGGCGAGACCTGGACCGAGGGCGAGGGGCTGGCACTGTCGCCGTACACCGCCGGGGACGCGCTGCTGCGGGTGTCTTTGCGGGCACCGGCGTACGACGACCAGCACGTCGCCACCGTGCCGTACCGGGTCGGCGAGCACGCCGCGAACGTGCTGCGCTACTCGACGCTGCGGGACGTCGTCTTCGGCGGCAGCTTCGAGGGCTACACCACCTTCGCCGTCGGGGTGCGGGCCCGGCTGCCGTTCCGCGTGTTCGTGCTCGCCGGCCCCGGCACGCACAGCCGGATCGTGCTCGACGTCGCGCACCAGTGGCAGGAATGA
- a CDS encoding ABC transporter substrate-binding protein: MRLVSLLPSATEIVYALGLGGDLVGVTFECEVPAADRAGKTVVVGGTDTRGMTPGEIDAHVRAQLAAGADLYTLHADALAGLDPELILTQDLCRVCALPSGHVADALDHLGCRADVLSLDPYTLDEVLASILAVGDAAGVPERARALVDGLRDRLAAVAAAVGDRPRPRVAVVEWTDPPFTAGHWIPDLVRAAGGEPVATRPGARSVQVPWAELRAAAPQVVLVTPCGFRLDGAVGQAEAVAEHFPGTPVWAVDADGLVVRPGPRLVDGVEAIAAVLHPDAVPAPPAGAVARVA; the protein is encoded by the coding sequence ATGCGCCTGGTCTCCCTGCTGCCCTCCGCGACCGAGATCGTCTATGCCCTCGGCCTCGGCGGGGACCTGGTCGGGGTGACCTTCGAATGCGAGGTGCCGGCCGCCGACCGGGCCGGCAAGACCGTGGTCGTCGGCGGCACCGACACCCGGGGCATGACCCCGGGCGAGATCGACGCGCACGTCCGGGCCCAACTCGCCGCCGGCGCCGACCTCTACACCCTGCACGCCGACGCGCTCGCCGGGCTGGACCCCGAGCTGATCCTCACCCAGGACCTGTGCCGGGTCTGCGCCCTGCCCTCCGGGCACGTCGCCGACGCCCTGGACCACCTCGGCTGCCGCGCCGACGTGCTCTCGCTCGACCCGTACACCCTGGACGAGGTGCTGGCGAGCATCCTCGCGGTGGGCGACGCCGCCGGCGTACCGGAGCGGGCGCGGGCGCTGGTGGACGGTCTGCGCGACCGGCTCGCGGCGGTCGCGGCGGCGGTCGGCGACCGGCCCCGGCCCCGGGTGGCGGTGGTGGAGTGGACCGACCCGCCGTTCACCGCCGGGCACTGGATCCCCGACCTGGTACGCGCCGCCGGCGGGGAGCCGGTGGCCACCCGCCCCGGCGCCCGCTCGGTGCAGGTGCCCTGGGCCGAGCTGCGTGCCGCGGCACCGCAGGTCGTGCTGGTCACGCCCTGCGGTTTCCGCCTCGACGGCGCTGTCGGCCAGGCCGAGGCGGTGGCGGAGCACTTCCCGGGCACGCCGGTCTGGGCGGTCGACGCCGACGGACTGGTCGTCCGCCCCGGCCCGCGTCTGGTCGACGGCGTCGAGGCGATCGCCGCCGTCCTGCACCCGGACGCGGTGCCCGCCCCGCCCGCCGGCGCGGTGGCCCGGGTGGCCTGA
- a CDS encoding FtsX-like permease family protein → MSTARRFRGAAADLAMGARMAVGGGRDGWTRAVLTALGVGIGVALLLLAASVPGALDARQARGDARDDLRMGQELAPAANTLLVSMVETEFRGRPVRGRLVRPEGPDAPVPPGLTRLPAPGEAVVSPALRDVLDSPDGALFAPRLGGARITGTIADDGLAGPGEFAFYAGDDELSTERGATRLDRFGGGLPGEGFGPVLMLLVAVIFVVLLLPIAVFLGAAVRFGGERRDRRLAALRLVGADAVMIRRIAAGEAAAGALLGVAVGGALFALGRQLVPLVTLFDLSVYAADVRPPLPLVAVVAVTVPALAVLVSMVALHAVVVEPLGVTRRGVPARRRLWWRLLLPVVGLALLYPLTGIRDDGSAATRYQVAAGAVLLLVGTVTLLPWATELLVRRLRGGPVGWQLAVRRMQLDSATSARLVNGIAVAVAGTIGLQMLFAGVAREFTTATGQDTSRAQVQVQLPAGPNTAAAVHQLVTAAGVTGATSTLTTIANAGDVLHLRVGDCIALAEFARLDRCADGDVFLVQAPEAAAVAPGATLTVDGLARWRVPADARRVPSRPDPAGWEQRDVLITPAALGGATLGELRGEVFLRLDPDAPDAVEHVRNAAATIDPTLGVTTLTEVRENDRFADVRRGLYIGVVVTLLLIAASMLVGTLEQLRERRRLLAMLVAVGTRRTTLGWSVLWQTAVPVLVGLALAVVFGLGLGAVLLRMVQAPVTVAWPVVGLSVALGALTVLLVAGLSLPMLFRLTRPDGLRTE, encoded by the coding sequence GTGAGCACGGCGCGACGCTTCCGGGGCGCGGCGGCCGACCTGGCGATGGGCGCCCGGATGGCGGTCGGCGGCGGCCGCGACGGGTGGACCCGGGCGGTGCTCACCGCGCTCGGCGTCGGCATCGGCGTGGCGCTGCTGCTGCTCGCCGCGTCGGTGCCCGGCGCGCTGGACGCCCGCCAGGCGCGCGGCGACGCCCGCGACGACCTGCGGATGGGCCAGGAGCTGGCGCCGGCGGCGAACACGCTGCTGGTGTCCATGGTGGAGACCGAGTTCCGCGGCCGGCCGGTGCGCGGCCGGCTGGTGCGTCCGGAGGGACCCGACGCCCCCGTCCCGCCGGGGTTGACCCGGCTGCCCGCGCCCGGTGAGGCGGTGGTCTCCCCCGCCCTGCGGGACGTGCTCGACTCCCCCGACGGTGCGCTCTTCGCGCCCCGCCTGGGCGGGGCCCGGATCACCGGCACCATCGCCGACGACGGTCTGGCCGGCCCCGGCGAGTTCGCCTTCTACGCCGGCGACGACGAGCTGAGCACCGAGCGGGGCGCCACCCGGCTGGACCGCTTCGGCGGCGGGCTGCCCGGGGAGGGCTTCGGGCCGGTGCTGATGCTGCTCGTCGCCGTCATCTTCGTGGTGCTCCTGCTGCCCATCGCGGTCTTCCTCGGCGCCGCGGTGCGCTTCGGCGGCGAGCGCCGCGACCGCCGCCTGGCCGCGCTGCGCCTGGTCGGCGCCGACGCGGTGATGATCCGGCGGATCGCCGCCGGCGAGGCCGCCGCCGGCGCGCTGCTCGGGGTCGCCGTCGGGGGCGCGCTGTTCGCCCTCGGCCGCCAGCTCGTTCCGCTGGTCACCCTCTTCGACCTCAGCGTGTACGCCGCGGACGTCCGCCCGCCCCTGCCGCTGGTGGCGGTCGTCGCCGTCACCGTGCCGGCGCTGGCCGTGCTGGTGTCCATGGTGGCGCTGCACGCGGTCGTGGTGGAGCCGCTCGGGGTGACCCGGCGCGGTGTGCCGGCGCGCCGTCGGCTCTGGTGGCGGCTGCTGCTGCCCGTCGTCGGACTCGCCCTGCTGTACCCGCTCACCGGCATCCGGGACGACGGCTCCGCCGCCACCCGCTACCAGGTGGCGGCCGGCGCCGTGCTGCTGCTCGTCGGCACGGTCACCCTACTGCCCTGGGCGACGGAGCTGCTGGTCCGCCGGCTGCGGGGCGGGCCGGTCGGCTGGCAGCTCGCGGTGCGGCGGATGCAGCTGGACAGCGCCACCTCCGCCCGGCTGGTCAACGGCATCGCCGTGGCGGTGGCCGGCACCATCGGGCTGCAGATGCTCTTCGCCGGGGTGGCGCGGGAGTTCACCACCGCGACCGGACAGGACACCTCCCGGGCGCAGGTGCAGGTGCAGCTGCCGGCCGGCCCGAACACCGCCGCGGCGGTCCACCAGCTCGTCACCGCCGCCGGGGTCACCGGCGCGACCAGCACCCTGACCACGATTGCCAACGCCGGCGACGTGCTGCACTTGCGGGTCGGCGACTGCATCGCGCTGGCCGAGTTCGCCCGGCTCGACCGCTGCGCCGACGGCGACGTCTTCCTGGTCCAGGCGCCGGAGGCGGCCGCCGTCGCGCCCGGCGCGACGCTGACCGTCGACGGGTTGGCGCGGTGGCGCGTGCCGGCCGACGCCCGCCGCGTCCCGTCCCGACCCGATCCGGCCGGATGGGAGCAGCGGGATGTGCTGATCACCCCGGCCGCGCTGGGCGGGGCGACGCTGGGCGAGCTGCGCGGCGAGGTGTTCCTGCGGCTCGACCCGGACGCGCCGGACGCGGTGGAGCACGTCCGCAACGCCGCCGCGACGATCGACCCCACCCTCGGGGTCACCACGCTCACCGAGGTCAGGGAGAACGACCGGTTCGCCGACGTCCGGCGCGGCCTCTACATCGGCGTGGTGGTCACCCTGCTGCTGATCGCCGCGAGCATGCTCGTCGGCACCCTGGAACAGCTACGGGAACGCCGCCGGCTGCTGGCCATGCTGGTCGCCGTCGGCACCCGCCGTACCACCCTGGGCTGGTCGGTGCTCTGGCAGACCGCGGTGCCCGTGCTGGTCGGGCTGGCGCTCGCGGTGGTCTTCGGGCTCGGCCTCGGCGCCGTGCTGCTGCGCATGGTGCAGGCCCCGGTGACGGTGGCGTGGCCCGTCGTCGGGCTCTCCGTCGCGCTCGGCGCGCTGACCGTGCTGCTGGTCGCCGGGCTGAGCCTGCCCATGCTGTTCCGGCTGACCCGGCCGGACGGGCTGCGTACCGAGTGA
- a CDS encoding ABC transporter ATP-binding protein: protein MNPTPLLAAEDLHRRFGATVALAGASLRVDPGEVVAVMGSSGSGKSTLLHCLAGIVRPDAGRVRYDGRDLAELSDAERSALRRESFGFVFQFGQLVPELTCLENVALPLRLARVGRREAERRALDWLTRVEVAEVAGKRPAEVSGGQGQRVAVARALVGRPRVVFADEPTGALDSLNGERVMRLLTEAARETGAAVVLVTHEARVAAYSDREIVVRDGRTRDLEAVA from the coding sequence GTGAACCCCACCCCGCTGCTGGCTGCCGAGGACCTGCACCGTCGCTTCGGCGCCACCGTGGCGCTGGCCGGTGCGTCGCTGCGCGTCGACCCCGGCGAGGTGGTGGCCGTGATGGGCTCCTCCGGCTCCGGCAAGTCGACCCTGCTGCACTGCCTCGCCGGCATCGTCCGCCCGGACGCGGGTCGGGTCCGCTACGACGGGCGGGACCTGGCCGAGCTGTCCGACGCCGAGCGCAGCGCCCTGCGCCGGGAGAGCTTCGGGTTCGTGTTCCAGTTCGGCCAGCTGGTGCCCGAGCTGACCTGCCTGGAGAACGTGGCGCTGCCGCTGCGGCTGGCCCGGGTCGGCCGCCGGGAGGCCGAGCGCCGGGCGCTGGACTGGCTCACCCGGGTCGAGGTGGCCGAGGTGGCGGGCAAGCGGCCCGCCGAGGTCTCCGGTGGCCAGGGGCAGCGGGTCGCGGTGGCCCGGGCGCTGGTCGGCCGGCCCCGGGTGGTCTTCGCCGACGAGCCGACCGGCGCGCTGGACTCGCTCAACGGCGAACGGGTGATGCGGCTGCTCACCGAGGCCGCCCGGGAGACCGGCGCGGCCGTGGTGCTGGTGACCCACGAGGCGCGGGTGGCCGCGTACTCCGATCGGGAAATCGTGGTGCGCGACGGCCGCACCCGCGATCTCGAGGCGGTCGCGTGA
- a CDS encoding PadR family transcriptional regulator → MSIGQTFLGLLEQTPRHGYDIKRRYDERFGHARPLAYGQVYATLSRLLRSGLVQVEAVEPGEGPDRKRYAITEAGVTDVQRWLATPEKPEPYLQSTLYTKVVLALLTDRGAADLLDVQRAEHLRLMRELTRRKRDGDLAEQLICDHALFHLEADLRWLELTAARLDELAAEVRK, encoded by the coding sequence ATGTCCATCGGTCAGACCTTCCTCGGCCTGCTGGAGCAGACTCCCCGGCACGGCTACGACATCAAACGCCGCTACGACGAGCGCTTCGGCCACGCCCGCCCGCTGGCCTACGGCCAGGTCTACGCGACCCTGTCCCGGCTGCTGCGCAGCGGCCTGGTCCAGGTGGAGGCGGTCGAGCCCGGCGAGGGTCCCGATCGCAAGCGGTACGCGATCACCGAGGCCGGTGTCACCGACGTCCAGCGTTGGCTGGCCACGCCGGAGAAGCCCGAGCCCTACCTGCAGAGCACCCTCTACACCAAGGTGGTGCTGGCGCTGCTGACCGACCGCGGCGCCGCCGACCTGCTCGACGTGCAGCGCGCCGAGCACCTGCGGCTGATGCGGGAGCTCACCCGCCGCAAGCGCGACGGCGACCTCGCCGAGCAGCTGATCTGCGACCACGCCCTGTTCCACCTGGAGGCGGACCTGCGCTGGCTGGAGCTCACCGCCGCCCGCCTCGACGAGCTGGCCGCGGAGGTGCGCAAGTGA
- a CDS encoding M28 family peptidase has protein sequence MRRATPTKGLALAVFAAVTMTLAAQPATATPPAAAPLAALAAPDISVTNIQAHLTQLNSIATSNGGTRRAGSAGYTASVNYLKTRLQAAGYTVSEQYCSSCTYPSNNLIAEWPQGPIDQVVMFGAHLDSVSAGPGINDNGSGSATLLENALVLAQQNPSMTKRVRFAWWTDEEQGLNGSEFYVNSLNATQRGYIKGYYNFDMVGSPNGGYFINRLTSTTAAPLKAYWDSLGLQPEENVEGQGRSDDYSFQQGGIPTSGYAAGASARKTSAQATKWGGTANAAYDPCYHRSCDTASNISATVLNRSADGVAYAIWQLAVGTGTPTNNFSVSVSPTSGSVARGASTTATVSTVTTSGSPQPVALSATGAPSGVTVSFSPSSVTSGGSATMTVSASSTATTGTFTITVTGTGSVTRTATYSLTVTGTGGCTGGQVIGNGGFESGTTPWTATSGVITNSASQPARTGSYKAWLDGYGSTHTDTLSQSVTVPAGCSTYTLAFYLHIDTAETTTGTAYDRLTVQVGTATLATYSNLNAASGYVLRSFNVDAYAGQTVTLKFTGTEDSSLQTSFVIDDVTLQAS, from the coding sequence ATGAGACGTGCCACGCCGACGAAGGGCCTCGCCCTCGCCGTGTTCGCCGCCGTGACGATGACGCTGGCCGCGCAACCGGCCACCGCGACCCCGCCGGCCGCCGCCCCGCTCGCCGCCCTCGCGGCGCCGGACATCTCGGTGACCAACATCCAGGCCCACCTGACCCAGCTCAACAGCATCGCCACCAGCAACGGCGGCACCCGGCGGGCCGGCTCGGCCGGCTACACCGCGTCGGTCAACTACCTCAAGACCCGGCTCCAGGCCGCCGGCTACACGGTCAGCGAGCAGTACTGCTCCTCCTGCACGTACCCGTCGAACAACCTGATCGCCGAGTGGCCGCAGGGCCCCATCGACCAGGTCGTCATGTTCGGCGCGCACCTGGACAGCGTCTCCGCCGGCCCGGGCATCAACGACAACGGCTCCGGCTCGGCCACTCTGCTGGAGAACGCGCTGGTGCTGGCCCAGCAGAACCCGTCGATGACCAAGCGGGTCCGCTTCGCCTGGTGGACCGACGAGGAGCAGGGCCTCAACGGCTCGGAGTTCTACGTCAACTCGCTCAACGCCACCCAGCGCGGCTACATCAAGGGCTACTACAACTTCGACATGGTCGGCTCGCCCAACGGCGGCTACTTCATCAACCGGCTCACCTCCACCACCGCCGCGCCGCTCAAGGCGTACTGGGACTCGCTGGGCCTGCAGCCGGAGGAGAACGTCGAGGGACAGGGCCGCTCCGACGACTACTCGTTCCAGCAGGGCGGCATCCCCACCTCCGGGTACGCCGCCGGCGCCAGCGCCCGCAAGACCAGCGCCCAGGCGACCAAGTGGGGCGGCACCGCCAACGCCGCGTACGACCCCTGCTACCACCGCTCCTGCGACACCGCCAGCAACATCAGCGCGACCGTGCTCAACCGCAGCGCCGACGGCGTCGCGTACGCCATCTGGCAGCTCGCGGTCGGCACCGGCACCCCGACGAACAACTTCTCGGTGTCGGTGAGCCCGACCTCCGGCAGCGTGGCCCGGGGCGCGTCCACCACCGCCACCGTCAGCACCGTCACCACCAGCGGCAGCCCGCAGCCGGTGGCGCTCTCCGCCACCGGCGCGCCCAGCGGCGTGACCGTGTCGTTCAGCCCCTCGTCGGTCACCTCCGGCGGCTCCGCCACGATGACCGTCAGCGCCTCGTCGACCGCCACCACCGGCACCTTCACCATCACGGTCACCGGCACCGGGTCGGTCACCCGCACCGCCACCTACAGCCTCACCGTGACCGGCACCGGCGGCTGCACCGGTGGCCAGGTGATCGGCAACGGTGGCTTCGAGTCCGGCACCACCCCGTGGACCGCCACCTCGGGCGTGATCACCAACTCGGCCAGCCAGCCGGCCCGCACCGGGTCGTACAAGGCGTGGCTCGACGGCTACGGCAGCACCCACACCGACACGCTGTCGCAGTCGGTGACCGTGCCGGCCGGGTGCTCGACGTACACCCTCGCCTTCTACCTGCATATCGACACCGCCGAAACCACCACCGGCACCGCGTACGACAGGCTGACCGTGCAGGTGGGCACCGCCACCCTGGCGACGTACTCCAACCTCAACGCCGCCAGCGGCTACGTGCTGCGCTCGTTCAACGTGGACGCGTACGCCGGCCAGACCGTCACCCTCAAGTTCACCGGAACCGAGGACTCGTCGCTGCAGACCAGCTTCGTCATCGACGACGTGACCCTGCAGGCGAGCTGA
- a CDS encoding sensor histidine kinase has protein sequence MRTGAAARHRGYFHEALCYGSDEDLLAVVVPFLTGGVAAGEPTLVALGERTTALVRAALGPDSGVSYLDGGDVYGRPTAAIRSYRQLLADHVAAGAGQIRIIGELPAFGPTWDWWARYESAINHAYDDFPLWGMCVYDTRTTPPAMLADVVRTHPRTAMPDGRHVPNEGYTPPEAYLRENRPIVPDPLQAGAPAVELHDPTPARAREAVHEAGRGRLKVDDVDDLAVAVSEVVTNALRHGRPPVRFRLWVGEDRIVVSVDDRGAGPSDPYAGLLPAGGAAPGGLGLWITHQSCNYVVMHRGADAFTLRLTAGNPHVTP, from the coding sequence ATGAGGACCGGCGCGGCCGCCCGGCACCGCGGCTACTTCCACGAGGCTCTCTGCTACGGCTCGGACGAGGATCTGCTCGCCGTCGTGGTGCCCTTCCTCACCGGCGGGGTCGCCGCCGGTGAGCCGACACTGGTCGCCCTCGGTGAGCGCACCACCGCGCTGGTACGCGCGGCGCTCGGCCCGGACTCCGGGGTGTCGTACCTCGATGGCGGCGACGTGTACGGGCGACCGACCGCGGCGATCAGGTCGTACCGCCAACTGCTGGCCGACCACGTCGCCGCGGGAGCGGGGCAGATCCGCATCATCGGCGAGCTGCCCGCGTTCGGCCCGACCTGGGACTGGTGGGCCCGCTACGAGTCGGCGATCAACCACGCGTACGACGACTTCCCGCTGTGGGGCATGTGCGTGTACGACACCCGCACCACCCCGCCCGCGATGCTGGCGGACGTGGTCCGCACCCACCCGCGCACGGCCATGCCCGACGGGCGGCACGTGCCGAACGAGGGCTACACCCCGCCGGAGGCGTACCTGCGGGAGAACCGGCCGATCGTGCCCGACCCGTTGCAGGCGGGCGCTCCGGCCGTCGAGCTGCACGACCCGACACCGGCGCGGGCCCGCGAGGCGGTGCACGAGGCCGGTCGCGGCCGGCTGAAGGTCGACGACGTCGACGACCTGGCCGTGGCGGTGAGCGAGGTGGTGACCAACGCGCTGCGACACGGGCGGCCACCGGTGCGGTTCCGGCTCTGGGTGGGCGAGGACCGGATCGTGGTGAGCGTCGACGACCGCGGTGCCGGGCCGAGCGACCCGTACGCCGGTCTGCTGCCCGCGGGGGGCGCGGCGCCGGGCGGGCTCGGGCTGTGGATCACCCATCAGTCGTGCAATTACGTCGTGATGCACCGCGGCGCGGACGCCTTCACGCTGCGCCTGACCGCCGGCAACCCGCACGTCACGCCCTGA
- a CDS encoding MEDS domain-containing protein: MTSESVRSVPPGHVCWTFDDTTVFDARAQRFLLAGLDAGERVRYVTAEPGDVAVARWQGVPRLREALRGGAAEVVSVRDTYGERHVVDPAAQVATYAALTDAALADGHAGLRVAADATTLVVTAEQRAAFTRYEHLVDRFMRVRPMSAACGYDRRVLDGRAIEELACLHPAADPGTTLFHLYAGHDELVLAGELDPSNHEVFDSALARAHVDDPTGELVVRADELRFIDHRNLIHLHRHAARRGGTVVLHTPLTSAARLVELLGLSRVRVAVAAR, from the coding sequence TTGACCAGCGAATCAGTGCGTTCCGTGCCGCCCGGACACGTCTGCTGGACCTTCGACGACACGACGGTCTTCGACGCCCGGGCGCAGCGGTTCCTCCTCGCCGGCCTCGACGCCGGCGAACGGGTCCGCTACGTCACCGCCGAGCCGGGGGACGTCGCCGTGGCCCGGTGGCAGGGCGTCCCGCGCCTGCGCGAGGCGCTGCGCGGTGGGGCGGCGGAGGTGGTGTCGGTGCGCGACACCTACGGCGAGCGGCATGTCGTCGACCCGGCCGCCCAGGTCGCCACCTACGCCGCGTTGACCGACGCGGCCCTGGCCGACGGTCATGCCGGCCTGCGGGTGGCCGCCGACGCGACGACGCTCGTGGTCACCGCGGAGCAGCGCGCCGCCTTCACCCGCTACGAACACCTGGTCGACCGCTTCATGCGGGTCCGGCCGATGTCCGCCGCCTGCGGATACGATCGGCGGGTGCTGGACGGCCGGGCGATCGAGGAGCTGGCCTGCCTGCACCCGGCGGCCGACCCGGGGACCACCCTGTTCCACCTGTACGCCGGGCACGACGAGCTGGTCCTCGCCGGTGAGCTGGACCCCTCCAACCACGAGGTCTTCGACAGCGCGCTCGCCCGGGCGCACGTCGACGACCCCACCGGCGAGCTGGTGGTCCGCGCCGACGAGCTGCGCTTCATCGACCACCGGAACCTGATCCACCTGCACCGGCACGCCGCCCGCCGCGGCGGCACCGTGGTCCTGCACACCCCGCTGACCTCCGCCGCCCGGCTGGTCGAGCTGCTGGGGCTGTCCCGCGTCCGGGTCGCGGTGGCGGCGCGATGA
- a CDS encoding alpha/beta hydrolase — MPITRRRALTWLGAAFGAAATCAGGAVLVDAAVLPGRSVLNQVLGRCAADDPAQELRATPGPSVSGTFRSPARRREVAFALSYPPGYAPGARLPVCLALHGYASDAAAAVRNGDYPAFIAGAVRAGAAPFVLAAVDGGDGYWHPHPDDDPLTMLTGEFLPLLATRGLHTDRVAVAGWSMGGYGALLCALTRPELFRAVVATSPAIFHSYADARTVNPGAYDSAGEWDRYDVLARAREFAGLPLRVAIGAADPFTPAVRAWRDRLPDPELVRISTGCHDGRFWTSVAPEQVRAISAALAD; from the coding sequence ATGCCGATCACCCGACGCCGCGCGCTCACCTGGCTCGGCGCCGCATTCGGCGCCGCCGCGACCTGCGCCGGCGGAGCGGTCCTGGTCGACGCGGCGGTGCTGCCCGGCAGGTCCGTGCTGAACCAGGTCCTCGGCCGGTGCGCGGCCGACGACCCGGCGCAGGAGCTGCGGGCCACGCCGGGGCCGTCCGTGAGCGGCACCTTCCGCTCGCCGGCGCGCCGCCGGGAGGTCGCCTTCGCGTTGTCCTACCCGCCGGGGTACGCGCCGGGCGCGCGGTTGCCGGTCTGCCTCGCCCTGCACGGGTACGCCAGCGACGCCGCGGCCGCGGTGCGCAACGGCGACTATCCCGCGTTCATCGCCGGGGCGGTCCGGGCCGGCGCCGCCCCGTTCGTGCTGGCCGCCGTGGACGGCGGTGACGGGTACTGGCACCCACACCCGGACGACGACCCGTTGACGATGCTGACCGGGGAGTTTCTGCCCCTGCTGGCGACCCGTGGGCTGCACACCGACCGGGTGGCGGTGGCTGGCTGGTCGATGGGCGGCTACGGCGCGCTGCTCTGCGCGCTGACCCGCCCCGAGCTGTTCCGGGCCGTCGTCGCCACCTCCCCGGCGATCTTCCACTCCTACGCCGACGCCCGGACGGTCAACCCCGGGGCGTACGACTCGGCGGGGGAGTGGGACCGTTACGACGTCCTGGCCCGGGCGCGGGAGTTCGCCGGGCTGCCGCTGCGGGTGGCGATCGGCGCGGCCGACCCGTTCACCCCGGCGGTGCGCGCCTGGCGGGACCGGCTGCCCGACCCGGAGCTGGTACGGATCTCCACGGGCTGTCACGACGGCCGGTTCTGGACGTCCGTCGCGCCGGAGCAGGTCCGCGCGATCAGCGCCGCGCTGGCCGACTGA